One region of bacterium genomic DNA includes:
- a CDS encoding tetratricopeptide repeat protein, with product MRIISFLALPFTMLFGFWNAAVMRPPVEPVRVELLLDSLLKMGNPERGLTKLVEDSLRPSEERLKAATILSALYNRRENPAKALLVLFYAERETGVAWDPEQNLIAAEAYSRLGRSDWALTHLGRIPKESDLSEVAHTLEIFEQLSAVTDKDSIVEVRSDFERALERYSDPAAILLAVEGLGLSYLAKATPESIDTAAGYFSLIADEYRKQDLYMPYIERLAPFSLYWSGISAGLCGDGWTALSAWERIFKEHPQSRFWEEASVRYASLMVRRWMPDSATLIIEKLLAATSDTHRIYEARMLKASAHGLKERYDLAAEEFAGLLRVIPPGDTLRVLAYAGMVEALVQYSRSVYEADSIAPRLERLGLSGYNPVALPRICVEIGERYIAERRLPEADSFLDRALGFYPDMGVETQAQLDLAWISLAWGHWDKAITHYERSLELMDRLGIKFSGLADVRFNIGLAYLERSRCTPNGNGKADFTMARTCFRDALALDPRGETGQLARKKLEEMQ from the coding sequence ATGCGGATTATATCTTTTCTTGCTCTTCCTTTTACAATGCTTTTCGGATTCTGGAATGCAGCCGTTATGCGGCCTCCGGTAGAGCCCGTACGCGTCGAGCTTCTCCTGGACTCGCTTCTCAAGATGGGCAACCCCGAACGGGGTCTCACAAAACTCGTTGAGGATTCATTGAGGCCTTCGGAGGAGCGGCTGAAGGCGGCTACCATACTCTCGGCGCTTTACAACCGCAGGGAGAACCCGGCTAAAGCGCTTCTGGTGCTTTTTTATGCAGAAAGGGAAACAGGCGTCGCATGGGACCCGGAACAGAATCTGATAGCGGCTGAAGCGTATTCAAGGCTAGGCCGAAGCGATTGGGCTCTCACCCATCTAGGCCGGATACCAAAGGAAAGCGACCTCTCGGAGGTGGCTCATACGCTCGAGATTTTCGAACAGCTGTCCGCCGTTACCGACAAGGATTCAATTGTAGAGGTTCGTTCGGATTTTGAACGCGCGCTCGAGAGATACTCCGACCCTGCGGCCATCCTTCTCGCGGTTGAAGGGCTTGGCCTTTCTTATCTGGCTAAAGCGACGCCTGAATCGATTGATACCGCAGCCGGATACTTCAGCCTGATAGCGGATGAGTACCGGAAGCAGGATTTGTACATGCCGTATATCGAAAGGCTTGCCCCGTTTTCGCTGTACTGGTCAGGCATATCTGCAGGCCTCTGCGGCGACGGCTGGACCGCCCTTTCGGCATGGGAACGCATATTCAAGGAGCATCCGCAATCCCGCTTCTGGGAGGAGGCTAGCGTACGCTACGCCTCGCTTATGGTCAGGCGCTGGATGCCCGATTCGGCGACCCTTATCATAGAAAAGCTTTTAGCGGCCACATCAGACACGCACCGAATCTACGAGGCCCGCATGCTCAAGGCGTCCGCACACGGACTCAAGGAGCGATACGACCTTGCAGCCGAAGAGTTTGCCGGACTCCTGAGGGTCATTCCGCCGGGCGATACGTTAAGGGTTCTGGCTTATGCCGGGATGGTTGAAGCGCTTGTCCAGTATTCAAGAAGCGTTTATGAAGCAGACAGCATTGCACCAAGGCTTGAACGTCTCGGGCTTTCGGGCTACAACCCTGTTGCCCTGCCGCGTATATGCGTGGAGATAGGCGAGCGCTACATAGCGGAACGAAGGCTTCCAGAGGCGGACAGCTTCCTTGACCGAGCGCTCGGATTTTATCCGGACATGGGTGTTGAAACCCAGGCGCAGCTAGACCTTGCCTGGATATCATTAGCCTGGGGGCACTGGGACAAAGCAATCACTCACTACGAACGCTCGCTAGAACTGATGGACAGGCTGGGAATTAAGTTTTCTGGTCTGGCCGACGTACGCTTCAACATTGGACTAGCGTATCTCGAACGCTCCCGCTGCACACCGAACGGGAACGGCAAAGCCGATTTCACTATGGCCCGTACGTGTTTCAGGGACGCGCTCGCGCTCGACCCGCGGGGCGAAACCGGCCAGCTTGCACGCAAGAAGCTCGAGGAGATGCAATAA